AATATTTTTTGGAACATTGGTTTTTGCAGTGATATTCACAGTCTTGTTGTTGGTTGCAAGTGAAGTTACATTCACATAATACTTGCCGACAGGTATTATTACTGTTATTGATCTGTTGACCGGTTGGAATTCAGCATATTCAGTATCAAAAATAGCATAATAAGAACCGACTCGCAAATTTGGAATCCATCCTTCACCGCTTAAACAGCTGTAATTGCCAACCCAACTATTATTGCCTTTAAAGTATACACTTATTGAGATATTACCATTAGGTACTGGAATGCTGCTGTTTGTTTTTAAGTCAAATGTTAATTTCTCATTTGTGCCGTAAAAAGTTGTGAAATTATCAACATTCAATGTAGGTGGAAGAATACGTGTAGGGATAATTGTATCTGAATCTGTTTTAAGAATACATGTATCAAAAGTAACATCACTCACAAATAGGCCAAAAATAGCACCGCCATTATTAGCAGAATTATTAGTAAATTTACAAATTAACACAATACCATAACCGATTCTGATAGCACCACCATCTCCAGTTACAGTGTTATCCGTAAAATTACAATTTGTCACACTACCCTCATTTTCAAACATAACTGCACCACCTTCATCAGTTGCCTTGTTGTTAATAAAATTACAATTTGTCACACTACCCGTATTGAAGTAAACCCCACCACCAGACCTTGCACGGTTATCAGTAAAATTACAATTTTCAACAGAACCAGACCTCATTAAGATAGCACCACCATCTAGTATAGCAGAGTTATTAACAAAAGTACAATTTGTCACCTCACCAGTACCATTAAAGTAAACAGCACCACAATGATACATAGCAGTATTGTTAGTAAAATTACAATTTGACACAGTACCATCATTATAGAAGTAAACTGCACCACCACCATCATAATGGCCAGTTCCAGTTGCTTTGTTGTTAATAAAATTACAATTTGACACACTACCCTTATCATAGAAGTAAACTGCACCACCATGGGTTGCATTGTTGCCAGCAAAAGTACAATTTGTCACAGTACCAGTACTATAGAAGTAAACTGCACCACCATCTCCAGTTGCAGAGTTATTAACAAAAGTACAATTTGCCACAGTACCAGTATTCAAGAAGTAAACTGCACCACCCTTACTAGAAGCAGAGTCATTAACAAAATTACAATTTGTCACAGCACCTGTACTACCAAACCTAATTGCACCACCTTGAGATGTTGCGGTGTTGCCAGTAAAATTACAATTTGACACAGTACCGGAATACATCCTTATAGCACCACCATTGTTTGCAGTGTTGCCAGTAAAATTACAATTTGTCACATTACCAGTACCAGATAAGTAAACTGCACCTCCATAATAGGTTGCAGAGTTGTCAGTAAAATTACAATTTGACACAGTACCTGAAGTAGCTGAACTACTAAAGTAAATTGCTCCTCCATCACCATTATAATTAGCATTTATAATGGTTAAGTTTTTAATTGTTACACCGGAAGCACTTACATAAAATGTACGGATGTTTGATCCTGCCATGTCAATGACTGCGCCGTTACCATTGATAACACCTGGAGTGTTAATTTCAATTGTGTCACCATCGCCATCATTATAACGATAATGGCTTTTTGTTAAGTTTCCACCAGAATTTATATCATTACGTAAGTCAGAATATGATCCTTCACCACTGGTGAGTATTTCAGCATCCTCTGTTTGTGTCAGCATATTGTCATTTTCATTTGTTTGTATTTCATCTTCAGTTAATGTTAATTCCATTTGATTATCTTCTTGGGTTGCTATTGTTGTTTCGTTCACATCACTAGCACATACGCTTGCCACACCGAATATGAAGATGGCAAGCACCAGCAGTATCATGGTTTTCTTGTATTTCATGGTACCGTTTCTCCTTATTATTCTAATATATTTTTTCAAGAATTTTGTTTTATTCTAAACAAACAATCTAAAAGACGATTTTTCCAGTTAAAACATTCAATTCTTGATATTGAGTCTATAAACTGATATTTATATATATTGAGTCTATAAACTGATATTTATATAGCTATCTATTTATTATCAATTAATGCATAAAATACCTTATAACTTGTATTAAGCTAACACTTTAATTATTTAATTTAAATGTTGTCAATACTAATACATACCACAATAAGATATTCCAACCCCCTTGCATATATATCGAGGTCGCAAATCAAAATTCATTTTCCAAAACCTTGCCGTTAAAGTTAAAGTTGAATCAATTAAATTAAACATGGAAAATTTACTTTTGATTAAAACATTAACTCATTTCATTATTTGGAAGGGTAATGAAAATAGGGAAGACGAATCTGAAAAAAAATAAAAAGAGAG
This uncultured Methanobrevibacter sp. DNA region includes the following protein-coding sequences:
- a CDS encoding right-handed parallel beta-helix repeat-containing protein produces the protein MKYKKTMILLVLAIFIFGVASVCASDVNETTIATQEDNQMELTLTEDEIQTNENDNMLTQTEDAEILTSGEGSYSDLRNDINSGGNLTKSHYRYNDGDGDTIEINTPGVINGNGAVIDMAGSNIRTFYVSASGVTIKNLTIINANYNGDGGAIYFSSSATSGTVSNCNFTDNSATYYGGAVYLSGTGNVTNCNFTGNTANNGGAIRMYSGTVSNCNFTGNTATSQGGAIRFGSTGAVTNCNFVNDSASSKGGAVYFLNTGTVANCTFVNNSATGDGGAVYFYSTGTVTNCTFAGNNATHGGAVYFYDKGSVSNCNFINNKATGTGHYDGGGAVYFYNDGTVSNCNFTNNTAMYHCGAVYFNGTGEVTNCTFVNNSAILDGGAILMRSGSVENCNFTDNRARSGGGVYFNTGSVTNCNFINNKATDEGGAVMFENEGSVTNCNFTDNTVTGDGGAIRIGYGIVLICKFTNNSANNGGAIFGLFVSDVTFDTCILKTDSDTIIPTRILPPTLNVDNFTTFYGTNEKLTFDLKTNSSIPVPNGNISISVYFKGNNSWVGNYSCLSGEGWIPNLRVGSYYAIFDTEYAEFQPVNRSITVIIPVGKYYVNVTSLATNNKTVNITAKTNVPKNITWDGKLLFILPNGTQINATYGANGIWWAVHTFDAYG